The DNA segment tttaTTTGAAGACATAATAGAATGGATTATAGTATCTCAAAAGAGAAGTGAAAACTTAGAAATTATTTTGAATAGCGAAAATataattgttcttttgttttactattttatctaaataagtcatttcattaataaggattatatacaagtttataatttacactttttcgtcatttaacccgtgtaatacacggggttgtaagctagtaTAATTATATATAAACATAATAAGGCTATGCGTTACCAACTCATGCTTTTAGTAAAGTTGCAACTTTCTGGCGTTAGGGAGCGTGTAACACCACCCAATGGGGCGTTAAACCTGACGTTAAAGAGGTGGACGTTGGTAGTAAGGGTGTCAGGCTTGAGAGCTACTCATGATCGACACAGTTAAAAGCTCAAACAAGCCGAGCCTTAATGAGCTTGAGCCCAAGCTCAAGCCTCATTTAGTTATCAAGCCCAAGCTCAAGCCTGATATACAAAGCTCGTTAGGTCCAAACAAAATTTTcgttattttatattatatattataatgaTGATTATAACCCAATCCTAAAAAGCCCAAGTCGGTTTTAACTTAGGTCCATATAACTTAAATTAATAACATtggtgagccgagctcgagccaaGCTTTGGCTTGTTTAAGCGGTATCAAAACGACCTCAAGCCGAGATTTTAGCTCGTTTGAGATTGTTTTCAAAATAGCTCGAGCCAATTAGTCGAgccgagctgagctcgagcttcataaaaacataacGATCCGAGCTCGAGTCTAGTCGGGCTTGGGCTCAGCCCaacttgtttacacccctacttGGTAGGGTAACCAATCAaatattttctttcctttttaaaATAAATCTGTTAgctttaaatattattttagtaaaTGGTGGACGGTAAAATTGTTACACACTAAagataaacttttttttttttgagtgagAGCTCATGAATACGTGACACTAATATGACAGAAACTTTATGACGTGATACTAAAATATCGTTACGGTAACACATAGCTTAAAATGGGAACTAAAGTTTTGGGCCCTTTCATGGTGATGGCCTTAACTTAACTCATCTTTTAAGCAATGGAGCAGGCCCTGTATAAAACaatgcacaacaagaaaacacaTGATGTTTTTGAAGCCACACACTTCGacttaattattaataaaacattTACAAGGGGAATATGATTACCATCAATATCTAAACAAAAGATGCAAACTTCTAGAAACTAGGAAAAAAATTCTAACTATTTAAAACTCTTGAATTACCTTTAAACCAATCCCGATCCAACCCATGAAAATTTAACAATTAATGAACGACAGTACATTTGTCCTTTAACACTCCATTACACATGATCTAATAATCTAAGACAAAACAATATAATGTTGACATGTTCTACATATAACTTTTGATTCGTACAAATTATATTAACCAATGAAAAGAAACGAGCTTTGGATGTTTGGCAATGTCAGGTCATTTTTAGGTAAACCTACCAAAGCATAAGTTGCAGAATCTCTTTCATGGTTCCAAAGAGTATCTAAACAAATGTTTAATATATAGAACACTTTTTCTAAAGCTCCAAATTAATCAAGGTGCCGGCTATCTTCTTAAAGTGATTTATATAATACATATCAAAGATTAATATGATTGTGAATTAAAGTTTTTATAAATGAAGGGCATATAAAGCTTTAAATAAATTTCCAAACGTTAATTCATTAATGATGTTTAAGAAAATGGGTAAAAACTACCTGAAATGGTTGCCTAAATATGTTTGGTAAATAGTGAAAGAATAGTTACTTGAAGAAACTATCTACCTCTATAACGATTCCATAATTCATATTTACAATAAATACTCTCCTTTATCATCCGTAACTTCATCtttgaaaaccctaaaatatagcaagtaacaacaactttaataaaaaaatgtataAAGATGGCTACATTAGAACAACATTATGTTGCTTAGCTGTTATGGCGTTGGTTGCTCGAAACCATGCTGTGGTAATCGACATAAAAACCAAAGGCGCCACAGGCGATGGCAACACGGATGACGGCCCGGTAATAACGACATACATCATTCATCATTATGCATGTGTCTCTTGTTAATGTGTTATGTGTCTTGTTATGGTGTAAATGAAAGCTGTTTTATGAATTTAGGCGATAATGAGTGCTTGGAAAGAAGCATGTGATCATGGAGGGTCATCACCAAGCACAGTGTTGATTCCACCAGGGTTATATAAGACGCATTCGATTGTATTATCCGGTCCTTGCAAAGGACCGATTGAGCTCCACGCCACCGGAGCCACCTTAAAGGCACCACCGGAGCTTGCAAAGTTCAACACTACTAGTTGGATCCTCATTAAAAGTGTCAATAGGTTTACTTTGACTGGTGGTACATTTGATGGCCAAGGTCATCATACCTGGAATAGTACTAAATGCCATGATTCCCTAATGACATGCGAAATACCAGTCGTAAGTGTTCTTCTATAAAATCTTGTAGATTTATTTGTTAACATACCAACATTTGTATCAAGGATGAGAGATGGTTATGATTGCCAGCCCTAACATATACCTATGCATGTGAGCATTTAACACTAACCATTAATTGCTGAACCGGTAAGAGGTATGAACTACTAAGAGCCTaaataatgcttaaccgttcagaggcaaatgtctgaccaattcaaatTAGAGGTCTTAATCATTCACAGGGCCGGCCCTAAGAATttgtgtaccctgttcgagctcgaaaattAAAATGTGCCCGTagaccttaacgaaattgggtattgagcttactaaaggtctaaacctaatgccaaatgGGTTAATAACTAATTTcaaccataagaatagttttgtaaggggacatatgttggtgtttgtatgaatgtaccctattaaaaaaatattttacatatacatatcgggttttttttcataaaaaacgtGCCTCTcaaaatatcgggccctggccggtggccATGAtaattcagactcagtataatgcttaaccattcggaggcaaatgtctgaaccattcagacatctggtCGCGAAACAAACAATTTGAACCATTAAGTACTGAACTAGTAAAAgttctgaatcattaagagcttCATTcattaaggggttgtttgtttatctcttaatggggctcttaatagttcagacctcttactggttcaacacttaatgattcagactgtttgtttcgcgagcagatatttgaatggttcagacatttgcctctgaatggttaaacattatacaaaGTATGAATGGTTAAGActtctaatctgaattggtcagacattgtCTGAACGCTTAAGCATTATACTAGCTCTTAATGGTCCAGACCTCttacctcttactggttcagcatttaATGATTCAAatctcttactggtttagcacttaaccattcagaagttacCAAACGACATCTAAGAgttaaacaaacaacccctaaccTTTCTCCGTTCCTTTCACAGAATCTGAGATTGAGTCATACAAAGAATTCATTATTTAGAGACTTCACATCCGCTAACAGCAAAAACTTTCACATAGCTTTATGGGGTTGTGACAATAGCAGCTTCGTAAATATTACTATTAGTGCACCAGGAGACAGTGTGAACACCGATGGAATTCATATCGCGCGGTTAAACGGGCTAAACATCACAAACTCAACTATTAAGACGGGTGATGATTGCATTTCTTTTGGAGATGGAAGCAAGAACGTCCGTATCGAGAAAGTAACGTGCGGTCCAGGGCATGGCATCAGTATTGGAAGCTTAGGCAAATTTCCAAATGAACAACCGTTACAAGGAGTCTGGGTTAAGAACTGCACCATTACCGGCACTAATAACGGAGTCAGGATCAAAAGTTGGCCTGCTTCGTACCCGGGAATCGCTAGCGACATTCATTTTGAAGATATAATCATGAATAAAGTGGGAAATCCCATATTGATCGATCAAGAATATTGTCCTCATGATACTTGCAAGGTATAGATAAGAAGTTTGGGATTGATTATTCATAACTTCTTATTATAACTATAAATTATTTGATTGGTAAGTTTTAATAAGCagtaaaaaacagaaaaattcaaaaaatattaCTTGACCAGTCAAAGATAAAACCAACATTAAGATATTGTTTATTGATGAAAAACAAAAAGTCAATGTTCATTTGGGTGTCTTTGACTAGTCAAATGTTAATTTTTGTgacctttttgttttaaacttattatatataatttatgaAGTTCTTAATTAAAgtgatttttgtatttttgtgattttttttcaTGTTTCCTTTTATTATTTTTGTCAATGTCAattttttggtttttgtttttcttttttaagtttcAATCGAACCTGATGTTGTACATTTAACAAAACGAACGGTCTAATACTGACCGAACAACGTCAGTACCGGAATTGATATTCATTTTTATTGTTCCGATCGATGTAAACACATCTCGGTACTTTTATGGTCGtatcatgatttttttttctctttcgGTAAGTGTTGGTATCTTAATGAATCGAACCAATATCAAACGAATTCCTGCCATTAACGTTATTTTTACTATTACGTCTACATTAAAAATTGGGTCGCCCGCCGCAGAGCGCGGGTGTAACCCACTACTACTATCAATTTATTACTATGCTAAAAGTCAGTGTTTATTTTGCTGATTTTTCTCGTAAAAACAAAAACATCCTCTTCGGACATTTAGTATAGTCACATATATTGAGTTAAATTTGATTTTTGTGTCCAAATAGAAACACGTTCCATCAAAAGTGAAGTTATCAAATGTGAGCTTTAGGAAGATCAGGGGAACATCTACAACTAAGGTGGCAATGAAGTTTACTTGCAGCCCAGAGGCGCCATGCGACAACGTGGAGGTGGCCGATATCAACTTGACATTCCACGGACCTGGAGGACACGGAGCAGCTAGCTCTATGTGTTTACATGTGAAGCCCAAAGTCGCAGGTCATAATGTCCCCGAGGTTTGTCCTGGCGGGACACATTAATCAACCGTTTGATCGATCTCGATAATCAACCAGGCAGCTAGATGTGGAATTCTTGTACAAAAATAGTTCATGCAAAAATTCAGAGACTACTTGGATATGTATTTCTGTGGATGTACATAAGTACGTGTAGAAATATTTCATATGGATTATTAATTAATGAAGGCGGTAACTTATATGTATATTATAAAGTGTTAGATATAAAGCTTAATTATACCAAACTCACACATAATCTTAATATTCTTAAAAATGACCATCAATAAATTAAACTCGTCGACTACACTTTTAAAAAACTGTATTTGTTAGGATTAACAGCGTTTTCTAAGTCGTCCTTCCTTTTTTCGgattaagacctatagtgacgaCGTGTCATCGCTATAGGTCTTTTTACCTATCCCGACGACATGTCCGCGCTACAACATTTGTGTCCGTCGGTTAGGTTTTCCATATCCTCGCTACAACATTTGTGTCTGTCGGTTAGGTAATCATGGAATGAGCCATTATACCACTACATCCATTTTAACTTCAAGCTACATACACTACAAGAAATCAACACCATTAGTGGCGACAACAATAGGGGCGACAACAAGCAATAGCGGCGACATAGACGCGGGTCGCCGCTATTTCCTGTTGTCGCCCCTATTGATGTCGCCGCTAAAGGGCTCAATCCGTGTGCTTCTTCCAGATTTGTTGCTAATCATTGATTAAAAATTGATCCAATGGCCACCATCAACCTCCTGCTcaaacaaacacacacctctTATACCTTATCCTCCTAAAACACAAACCCATCTCAACACCCCTTTCAACCTTCATGTTCGTTCATCAAACTCCAACATTCACCACCAAGCAATAATCACTACCTTTAGCCGCCAACTGCCACTAGCACCGTTCACCACCCAACAAAGTTGCCGTCATCCGCCACCATCAACCGCTGCCGTATCAGCGAGCATCTTCGTCACCGTCATCAGCGAGCATCTTCTTCACCATCAAGTAGCACCGGACCACAACGACCGTCAAGCTGCACCgtaccaccaccaccgtcaagtTCCACCGGACCACCACCACAGGGCCGGATTTGGGCCTGTGCAAGAGGTGCCATGGCACAGGGCCCAAAACATTTAGAGCCCCAAAATCGTTTAAAAGTTAATATatattttagagttaattgccaaaatcgtccctgaggtttgggcaggtttgccattttcgtccaaaatgacacttttgtaccaaattgctcccaacgtttttaattttttgccattttcatctaaaccactaacttagtttattttttctgttaagttgagaatgtttggatgaaactggcaaatataaaaccatagggacgattttggcaatttactcaaattcttttaaatttcttttatctaactaattttgttacatatataataaaaaagaatatacatgcaatttttatatgaaaaaaataatagctttgtctcataatttttataaattttcatccaaccactaattaagttaatttttctaataaggcgaaggatgtttataaactaagacataAATTAATTTCTAAATTTTTATAGAGAtcggttttataaaaataaaatctatttaaacctctaaattttataaaactaaaatgctggtgGCCTTAttgaaaaatgtcaaataaaaaaatcttatcatatgtaccaagtttgtaattcatcttctactcttttaaattcgctctTAAGGAAAAACAGAAGGCAGtgccaccccccccccccctttcaaacaacgtatcgttaccaaaccttaaaattacccaccaaattgtaattataatgctatgaaccacAAGTTTATTTACACAAGACACTCAAAagaagtattagttagttaccctcatactcttaattaaataaatattttatttctatcaacatatttcctaggtactcaacacatttaaaaaatatgtaatgttttacaatttttttctatctctacaactgataaatactaaaagttgtaatcgattgttgTGTGTTGTACACCAATGAcgttttttctttataaaactgatttatataaagaagctgAAAATTATTTATGTCTTggtttataaaaattaaaacatccttcaccttaacataaaaaataaactGTGTTTGTAATTTGAATGAAAATTTATCAAAATTATGTGataaaactattaattttttttctagaaactccatgtatattctttttttattatatatgtaacaaaagtaattaaataaaagaaattaaaaagggtttgagtaaattgccaaaatcgtccttgtAGTTTTGTATTTGCCAGCTTTCTCCAAATATCcttaacttaacagaaaaaataaactaagttagtggtttggatgaaaatggcaaaaagttaccaacgttgggggcaatttggtacaaaagtgtcattttagatgaaaatggaaaacgtgcccaaacctcagggacaattttggctattaactctatattttatatataaatatgttGTAGGAAGAAATATACATAATAGTGCGTTGGCTCAGTGGATGCAGCAATTAATTTTAATGCTGGACATTTCGGGTTCGATTCCCACTGTcctttttttcaatttttgtttttcatttctaATTGATGTTTTGTTTTCGTTTCATTTCTAATTGATGTTTTCTTTTTTGTTTGGGCCTCAAGAGGCTGATTTCAGTTTGTTTTATCAATAGGGGGAAAAATCCCGTGTGCTCACACCAATTGCAACTTTGcaaacttattttttattttaattttgatTTATGCTCACACCAATTGCAACTTTGCAaacttattttttaatttttattttgatttttcacATCTAAATTTGGGCCTCCACAAATTGCAAGTCCATTCATTTTTTCTTCACATTTAATCATTTACGTAACAAACTTTACATGTTTTCTTGTAGGTTTTTTATTTCTCATTTAACCATTTACAAAATAAACTTAAAAGAACTCAGTATCtagttctattttttttatttatatgaaAAGGTTCGTGTTGCCAAACTAATTAGTATTGTGGTTTCatatattcagttctttttgctACGCTACttatattttgtttattttataacaaaCATAGTCGTATTGTGGTTTTTTGATATatgattgatgagttttattatagggaggggcccaatttttttttgtttcgcaCGGGGCCCAAAAGTATTTTATCATTCTCGAGGACGGCCCTGCACCACCAATGTCAAGCTCCACCGGACCACCACCACTGTCAAGCTCCACCGACATGTGACCACCATCTCCGACGTCAATCACCATCTTCACCGTCACACAATATGTGATGTAATGCAGGCACTATGTAATCTAGACTTGAATTTGTAGAAATCATGTAAACAGATTTTAATGAAAATTATTCGTGTTTTGTTGGATTATTGAGTTGAATTTGGTTAATAACAAAATCTCATGCGAGTTAATCGTGTTTTGTTGGTAAGAAATATGGAAATCCATCTCCGGCAAAGTTTCTGGCAAAGTCTCCGACAAAGGCAATAGCGACGACATAGACCTTTACCGG comes from the Helianthus annuus cultivar XRQ/B chromosome 4, HanXRQr2.0-SUNRISE, whole genome shotgun sequence genome and includes:
- the LOC110935328 gene encoding exopolygalacturonase; protein product: MYKDGYIRTTLCCLAVMALVARNHAVVIDIKTKGATGDGNTDDGPAIMSAWKEACDHGGSSPSTVLIPPGLYKTHSIVLSGPCKGPIELHATGATLKAPPELAKFNTTSWILIKSVNRFTLTGGTFDGQGHHTWNSTKCHDSLMTCEIPVNLRLSHTKNSLFRDFTSANSKNFHIALWGCDNSSFVNITISAPGDSVNTDGIHIARLNGLNITNSTIKTGDDCISFGDGSKNVRIEKVTCGPGHGISIGSLGKFPNEQPLQGVWVKNCTITGTNNGVRIKSWPASYPGIASDIHFEDIIMNKVGNPILIDQEYCPHDTCKKHVPSKVKLSNVSFRKIRGTSTTKVAMKFTCSPEAPCDNVEVADINLTFHGPGGHGAASSMCLHVKPKVAGHNVPEVCPGGTH